Proteins encoded in a region of the Kryptolebias marmoratus isolate JLee-2015 linkage group LG14, ASM164957v2, whole genome shotgun sequence genome:
- the si:ch211-222n4.2 gene encoding coiled-coil domain-containing protein 74B — MSDNSLPPVQHLPHWTRVGCLGKPWLPRRLPASQPRQRLPAVPLTAGGGVGPAAAAERPCLGGEDPRVASLQRNIQFLQQQHEGTLEKLHAEIDYLRRENKELQYKMIMESPGKRGGTHSLRDVRPPTQAGEAHSALYLEEPLQDTRPLKDQVFSSGEGSTALGSARREHGTNMTGHLITSLNPLRIHGNPSRPPRAPTLQECEVIIRQLYNANSLQSQEIVRVKALLREIVLSKKITPENYILTKSYLTDGACKSIEEKKFPKLSLQSFPENTSGTAQSGVVLPALKQSLSSNVVDRQRRTRVMQKDRLKRTLW; from the exons ATGTCAGACAACAGTCTCCCGCCGGTGCAGCATTTACCCCACTGGACCAGAGTCGGGTGTCTCGGGAAACCGTGGCTTCCGCGACGTTTGCCGGCGAGCCAACCGCGACAGCGTCTGCCTGCCGTCCCGCTGACGGCCGGGGGAGGCGTGGGCCCCGCGGCGGCTGCAGAGAGGCCCTGTCTGGGCGGCGAGGACCCCCGCGTCGCGTCGCTGCAGAGGAATAtccagtttctgcagcagcagcacgagGGCACCCTGGAGAAGCTGCACGCAGAGATCGACTATCTCAGGAGGGAGAATAAAG AACTGCAGTATAAAATGATCATGGAGTCTCCGGGCAAAAGAG GAGGGACACACAGCCTACGAGACGTAAGACCCCCCACTCAGGCCGGGGAAGCCCACTCAGCTCTCTACCTGGAGGAGCCCCTGCAGGACACACGACCCTTAAAGGACCAGGTTTTTAG TTCAGGAGAAGGCAGTACAGCTCTGGGATCAGCTCGGCGGGAGCATGGCACCAACATGACGGGGCACCTCATCACTTCCCTAAATCCTCTGCGTATCCACGGCAACCCGTCCCGTCCCCCACGGGCGCCCACCCTGCAGGAGTGCGAGGTCATCATCCGGCAGCTTTACAACGCAAACAGTTTGCAGTCTCAAGAG ATTGTTCGAGTGAAGGCACTGCTGAGAGAAATAGTTTTGAGCAAGAAAATCACCCCAGAAAACTACATTCTGACCAAATCATACCTCACTGACGGAGCTTG CAAATCAATAGAAGAGAAGAAGTTTCCCAAACTGAGCCTGCAGTCTTTTCCAGAGAACAC GTCAGGAACCGCCCAGTCGGGGGTTGTCCTCCCAGCCCTCAAGCAGAGTCTCAGCTCTAATGTCGTGGACAGACAGAGGAGGACCCGTGTGATGCAGAAAGATCGATTAAAAAGGACTTTGTGGTGA